Proteins encoded together in one Syntrophobacterales bacterium window:
- a CDS encoding bifunctional nuclease family protein, protein MEQHVFVEMKVSGLTIDPITNTPIVILKDLEGKKAVPIWIGIFEASAIATEMEKIKFPRPMTHDLLNDIIKLMKGEVVRVEIPDLRNNTFFANIHLLLEGKIIVVDARPSDAIAVALRAGAAIFIDEKVIEKSRNVDFGAKHSDIGSLDKEKLEEFLENLAPEDFGKYKM, encoded by the coding sequence ATGGAACAGCATGTTTTTGTTGAGATGAAGGTGTCGGGACTGACTATCGATCCGATCACGAACACCCCGATTGTAATCTTGAAGGACCTTGAGGGGAAAAAGGCGGTTCCCATCTGGATCGGAATATTTGAAGCAAGCGCGATTGCGACGGAGATGGAAAAGATCAAATTCCCTCGTCCGATGACCCATGATTTGTTGAACGATATAATAAAGTTAATGAAAGGCGAGGTGGTGCGCGTGGAAATACCGGATCTGCGCAACAACACCTTTTTTGCCAACATCCATCTGCTCTTGGAAGGTAAAATCATCGTTGTGGATGCCCGGCCGAGCGACGCGATTGCCGTTGCCCTGCGGGCGGGGGCTGCGATTTTCATTGATGAAAAGGTCATCGAAAAATCACGGAATGTTGACTTCGGCGCCAAGCATTCCGATATCGGCAGCCTGGATAAGGAAAAACTCGAGGAATTTCTCGAAAACCTTGCGCCGGAAGATTTCGGAAAATACAAGATGTGA
- a CDS encoding tyrosine recombinase XerC, with the protein MSSLKTAIADFGRHISVERNLSGHTVEAYLADLKQFQEFLVKRDSAGAEGDDIPEDIVLIRSFLVSLYRSKMRKITVSRKIASLRSFYRYLLREGAVKLNPAELLQLPRCEKYIPAVLSVDETLALLSVDFSKNAAGSRDRAIMELFYSSGIRLGELVGMNVADLRFSECLVKVRGKGKKERIVPVGAPALAALRDYLQMRSEFVRAASDKMDGEPLFLNARGKRIGPRDVARVVERVVLQSGIGRKISPHSLRHTFATHLLDAGADLRSIQEMLGHSSLSTTQKYTSVSVSRLMEIYDKAHPRAKDMGKETEG; encoded by the coding sequence GTGTCGTCTCTGAAAACGGCCATTGCCGACTTTGGCCGGCATATCAGCGTGGAGAGAAACCTGTCCGGCCACACGGTAGAGGCGTATCTGGCCGACCTTAAGCAATTTCAGGAATTCCTTGTGAAAAGGGATTCCGCCGGCGCGGAAGGCGACGATATCCCCGAGGATATTGTTCTGATTCGTTCCTTTCTCGTTTCACTTTACCGCAGTAAAATGAGGAAGATAACCGTTTCGCGCAAGATCGCTTCGTTACGTTCTTTTTATCGTTACCTGCTGCGCGAGGGGGCTGTGAAGCTTAATCCGGCTGAACTCCTGCAATTGCCCCGGTGTGAGAAGTACATACCGGCCGTTCTGTCGGTGGATGAAACGCTGGCGCTGCTCAGCGTGGATTTTTCGAAAAACGCCGCAGGAAGCAGAGACCGGGCCATCATGGAGCTCTTCTATTCCTCCGGCATCAGACTCGGAGAGCTTGTCGGCATGAACGTCGCTGACCTGAGATTCAGTGAATGCCTGGTTAAGGTGAGGGGAAAGGGTAAAAAGGAGCGGATCGTTCCAGTAGGTGCTCCGGCGTTGGCCGCGCTCAGGGATTACCTCCAGATGAGGTCGGAGTTTGTCAGGGCAGCCTCCGATAAAATGGACGGGGAACCGCTTTTTTTGAATGCCAGGGGAAAGCGGATTGGGCCCCGGGACGTGGCGCGGGTGGTGGAAAGGGTTGTTCTGCAAAGCGGCATCGGTCGCAAGATAAGCCCTCATTCCCTGCGGCATACATTTGCCACCCATCTGCTTGATGCCGGCGCGGACTTACGGTCGATCCAGGAGATGCTCGGGCACAGCAGCTTGTCGACGACGCAGAAATACACGTCGGTCAGTGTCAGCCGCCTGATGGAGATTTATGACAAGGCTCATCCCAGAGCCAAAGATATGGGCAAAGAAACAGAGGGATAA
- the hslV gene encoding ATP-dependent protease subunit HslV, producing the protein MNIRGTTILAVKHRGKVTVAGDGQVTLDTTVMKHGARKVRRLYHDQVIVGFAGATADAFTLFERFEQKLEQYKGNLVRAAVELTKDWRTDRVLRHLEALMIAVSRDSFLIISGNGDVIESDDNVMAIGSGGPYALAAARAMVRYSELTATEIARESVRIASEICIYTNDHITTEEIDLEDDNEDKPIKGKEKDKNGAK; encoded by the coding sequence ATGAATATTCGGGGAACAACAATCCTGGCCGTCAAACATCGGGGCAAGGTCACCGTGGCCGGCGACGGTCAGGTTACGCTTGATACGACGGTTATGAAACACGGGGCAAGAAAGGTGCGCAGGCTTTACCATGACCAGGTTATTGTCGGATTTGCCGGGGCAACGGCTGACGCCTTCACGCTGTTCGAGAGATTTGAACAGAAGCTCGAGCAGTACAAGGGAAATCTGGTCAGGGCTGCCGTCGAACTGACCAAGGACTGGCGGACCGATCGGGTGCTCAGGCATCTTGAGGCATTGATGATCGCGGTCAGTCGCGATTCCTTCCTGATTATTTCGGGAAACGGCGATGTTATTGAATCTGACGACAATGTTATGGCGATTGGCTCCGGAGGACCTTATGCACTGGCAGCGGCGCGGGCGATGGTGCGTTATTCGGAGCTGACGGCAACGGAAATTGCCCGGGAATCAGTCAGAATTGCCTCCGAGATCTGCATCTACACCAATGACCATATCACTACGGAAGAGATAGATTTAGAGGACGACAACGAAGATAAACCGATAAAAGGCAAGGAAAAAGACAAAAATGGCGCAAAATGA